A genomic stretch from Empedobacter stercoris includes:
- a CDS encoding DUF5074 domain-containing protein, translated as MIKFKSIAFIALAGVFLQSCSNDDDGPSNDPENGNYSKGVFVLNEGNMNSSNSDITYFDPTKDVSTTNPIQDIFKTANAGAQLGSVGQSIFFKGNKAYIVVNASNKVEIVDHTTFKKVSTIPSSSTMNNPRYVVADNDFLYISNWGDPAVSTDDFIAKYKMSDLSFVEKYSVDEGPEKMILENGKLYVAQKGGWGIGKTVSIIDLKTSDRKTVNVGEVPTDLTIQNGNLYVLSQGVSWGTPSKGKLVRYNLASEDKLEMNFPEGEHPDFLVAKNNKLYYILNNSVYSMALNATNLPTKADYITGADNVYGFNVEGDTFYILDAKDFKSSGRLLIQNAQGGLKHPAITTGVGPNSVYIK; from the coding sequence ATGATAAAATTTAAATCTATTGCGTTTATCGCTTTAGCTGGAGTTTTTTTACAATCGTGTTCAAATGATGATGATGGACCAAGCAACGACCCTGAAAATGGGAACTATTCGAAGGGAGTTTTTGTTTTGAACGAAGGAAATATGAACTCGTCTAATTCGGATATTACTTATTTTGATCCAACTAAAGATGTAAGTACAACAAATCCAATTCAAGATATTTTCAAAACTGCAAATGCAGGGGCTCAATTAGGATCAGTTGGACAAAGTATTTTTTTTAAAGGAAATAAAGCATATATCGTTGTTAATGCATCGAATAAAGTAGAAATTGTTGATCATACAACGTTTAAAAAGGTAAGTACGATTCCTTCTTCTTCAACAATGAACAATCCTCGTTACGTGGTTGCTGATAATGATTTCTTGTATATTTCTAATTGGGGAGATCCAGCTGTTTCTACTGATGATTTTATTGCAAAATATAAGATGAGTGATTTATCTTTTGTTGAAAAATATTCGGTGGATGAAGGTCCAGAAAAGATGATTCTTGAAAATGGAAAATTGTACGTTGCACAAAAAGGAGGTTGGGGAATTGGTAAAACAGTTTCAATTATTGACCTTAAAACATCAGATAGAAAAACAGTTAATGTTGGAGAAGTTCCGACTGATTTAACGATTCAGAACGGAAATTTATATGTGCTTTCGCAAGGTGTTTCTTGGGGGACACCATCAAAAGGGAAATTAGTTCGATACAATCTTGCAAGTGAAGACAAATTAGAAATGAATTTCCCTGAAGGAGAACATCCAGATTTCTTGGTCGCGAAAAATAATAAATTGTATTATATTTTGAATAATTCTGTTTATTCAATGGCTTTAAATGCAACAAATTTACCAACGAAAGCAGACTATATTACAGGTGCAGATAATGTGTATGGATTTAATGTAGAAGGCGATACGTTCTATATTTTAGATGCAAAAGATTTCAAATCAAGTGGTCGTTTGTTAATTCAGAATGCGCAAGGAGGTCTTAAGCATCCAGCGATTACAACAGGTGTTGGACCAAATTCTGTTTACATCAAATAG